The region CTGCCTGCTGGGCCTCGTCCTCCTTTGGGCCCACTGAGCCATCTTGGGCTGCTGCCAGCACTGGGGATAGAGggagggctgggcccaggccccaAGAGTAGCCACCTGtgagaagagagtagagggagagagaagtggagggagggataggtggggggaggggagtggaatgAGGAGATGGAGGGGCAGGAGGAtgagaggtggaaggaaggagagggaggggggctgaGGCCAGGGTGGCCTCAGGGACTCACACGcagcccaccctctccccacaagGCCGCTTCCTCTCACCCAGCGTCTTGAGCAGAAGTGTGCAATTGAGGGTGAGGATGACTGGCGTTAGGTACTGCAGGCTCACCACTGTCAGGTAGCAGTAGACCCGTACCACCTGGTGGACAGGAAGCAGGTAGCAGGTGACCTTCTGGATGCCGGTGGGCCTCATGCATGGGAGGACTAGAAGGCCTGCCCCGCACCCCAGGTTCCCTCCTCTAGGCACCCGTACCCGCCGCTGGATCTCGCAGGCCTTGATGCAGCCAGCCTCCCGCCGCAGCTGCTCCACGCGGCCCTTGGCCAGGCACAGGTAGGCCTGCAGGTGGGGCCGGGTCACTGCCAGCCGCAGTAGGCACAGTGCCACCAACACCCAGAGGCGCAGTGAGTCAAAGGCTGAGTCCGACAGCCTGCACAGTAGAGGGGGCTAATGAggcccccctctgccccagggcctttccCCAGGATCCACAGTTTTCCCAAGgctcctccctgagcctcagagaCTGGAGTACATAGATGGGCCCCCAGCTGTgctccctcctggccccacccacatACGCACAGGGAGACGGGTGCGCCCCCTATGGGTGCCTGGCGCAGGAAGTTCCGTGCAATGGGCTTGGTCCAGAGCCACAGGATGAACAGGGGTGACAGGAAGCTGGTGTGGAGGAGAAACCTGGGGCAAGGATACAGCGGGGTGAGGCCCAGCCACTTACCATCTCCTCATCCTCTCCCCTAGGCTCCCTAACCTCCCATCCACCCAGTTCCCCACTTAACTGCAGCACGGGCCTGTCTTCCGACATGGTCAGTGCATCTCGGTGGGTCTGGGCCAGCCGCAGGCCTGGGAAGGTGAGGAAGGCGCCCAGCATGGAGCCTAAGATCGCCAGCCCCACGTGGATGGCCAGCTTGACCAGAGGAAGCCTGGGAAGAAGAGATGGGTCAGGGAACCCCATAgcctggctgcccctgcccctgccccctctcccttcccaggacTTACACCCAGTCCCAGCCCTGTGACTTCAGAAGTGGCTCCAAGTTCTGGgtcacactggccaggcctggcGAAGACAAGGAGAAGGGTGGGGTAGAATAGACCCCTGGGGCCTCAGAGCCTTCTCCAACCACCTCCAA is a window of Phyllostomus discolor isolate MPI-MPIP mPhyDis1 chromosome 8, mPhyDis1.pri.v3, whole genome shotgun sequence DNA encoding:
- the TMEM161A gene encoding transmembrane protein 161A isoform X2 — encoded protein: MHRLAPHCSFARWLLCNGSLFRYKHPSEEELRALAGKQRPRGRRERWANGYSEEKTLYVPRDTPFQLETCPLTAMDALVLHFFLEYQWFVDFAVYSGGVYLFTEAYYYVLGPARETNIAVFWCLLTIAFSLKVFLTVTRLYFGTEGGGERSVCLTFAFLFLLLAMLVQVVPEETLELGLEPGLASVTQNLEPLLKSQGWDWVLPLVKLAIHVGLAILGSMLGAFLTFPGLRLAQTHRDALTMSEDRPVLQFLLHTSFLSPLFILWLWTKPIARNFLRQAPIGGAPVSLLSDSAFDSLRLWVLVALCLLRLAVTRPHLQAYLCLAKGRVEQLRREAGCIKACEIQRRVVRVYCYLTVVSLQYLTPVILTLNCTLLLKTLGGYSWGLGPALPLSPVLAAAQDGSVGPKEDEAQQAVARITGALGGLLTPLFLRGTLAFLIWWTAACQLLSSLFGLYFHQHLAGS